The following coding sequences are from one Heptranchias perlo isolate sHepPer1 chromosome 13, sHepPer1.hap1, whole genome shotgun sequence window:
- the cep19 gene encoding centrosomal protein of 19 kDa: protein MAYIPKKCGVKFKPPAIVLIYEDENTKKTRQRLIPVRNFSKFSDCSQAAEQMKNNPRHQVYLDGVSQQQLQKLYQLLKDSLNGLSLDQSLEAILRENSVNPEEDLNKLDDKELAKKKKIMDELFEKNRRKPNDPEFVYDLEVDFPQDGQIESCGWDEEEQDGES from the exons ATGGCCTATATTCCAAAGAAGTGTGGCGTTAAGTTTAAACCACCTGCTATTGTTTTAATCTACGAAGATGAAAATACTAAAAAAACTCGACAAAGATTGATACCCGTTCGAAATTTCTCCAAATTTTCAG ATTGCAGCCAAGCTGCAGAACAGATGAAGAATAACCCTCGGCACCAAGTGTACCTGGATGGAGTGTCACAGCAGCAGCTGCAGAAATTATACCAGCTCCTGAAGGATAGCCTGAATGGGCTGAGCCTTGACCAGAGTCTGGAGGCAATCCTAAGGGAAAACTCAGTCAACCCAGAGGAGGACCTCAACAAACTTGATGACAAAGAATTGgcgaaaaagaaaaaaatcatgGATGAACTGTTTGAAAAGAACCGGAGAAAACCCAATGACCCAGAGTTTGTCTATGACCTGGAAGTTGATTTCCCACAGGATGGACAGATTGAGTCATGTGGCTGGGATGAGGAAGAGCAGGATGGAGAGAGCTGA